Proteins encoded within one genomic window of Methanoregula sp. UBA64:
- a CDS encoding PIN domain-containing protein has protein sequence MASFFADSYAIIEILKGNERYFPYMAGHLVTTEFNICEVAFAVCRDYPEKTRQVMARVRKMVALVPTTDEDYCEGAAMRRKTTRTGKKLSTIDCVGYAVSCRQKIPFLTGDREFEDIDNVEFAR, from the coding sequence ATGGCCTCTTTTTTTGCAGATTCATACGCCATTATTGAAATCCTGAAAGGAAACGAACGTTACTTCCCCTATATGGCCGGGCACCTGGTAACAACAGAGTTCAACATCTGCGAAGTTGCATTTGCCGTATGCCGGGACTACCCGGAAAAAACCCGGCAGGTGATGGCCCGTGTTCGAAAGATGGTTGCCCTTGTGCCAACCACGGATGAAGATTATTGCGAGGGTGCGGCCATGAGAAGAAAAACAACTCGTACCGGCAAAAAGCTCTCCACGATCGATTGTGTCGGCTATGCTGTTTCCTGCCGGCAAAAAATCCCGTTCCTCACGGGGGATCGTGAATTTGAGGACATCGATAATGTTGAATTTGCCCGGTGA
- a CDS encoding MarR family transcriptional regulator, with protein sequence MAEFIQKYLLEALSKIFSEYQYEEFTFPNAIKLLEHDKNYTSAILGKLGKAGYLAKRPDPSDGRKKFYKINKVKFEDIMKDMGKKLRE encoded by the coding sequence ATGGCAGAATTTATTCAAAAATATCTCTTGGAAGCTCTCTCGAAGATATTTTCAGAATATCAATATGAGGAGTTTACTTTTCCAAATGCGATCAAACTACTTGAACATGATAAAAATTACACTAGCGCAATTTTAGGAAAACTCGGAAAGGCGGGATATTTAGCTAAACGTCCTGATCCTTCAGATGGAAGAAAAAAATTTTATAAAATAAACAAAGTGAAATTTGAAGATATTATGAAAGATATGGGGAAAAAATTGAGGGAGTAA